The Lolium perenne isolate Kyuss_39 chromosome 6, Kyuss_2.0, whole genome shotgun sequence genome segment GCACGCGATGGGGTTCGAGCTGGACACCGTgtccccgtcgctgctcgccggccgCCTCCCCGTCACGACGCGGTGCTGCCAGCCCTTCCGGGTGCTCCACGGCGGCGTGTCGGCGATGATCTCCGAGGGCCTGGCCAGCATGGGCGCCCACATGGCCTCCGGGTTCCGCCGCGTCGCCGGAGTGCACCTCAGCATCAACCACTTCCGCAGCGCCGCCGTCGGGGACCTCGTGCACGCGCGCGCCGTCCCCGTCCATATCGGCCGGTCCACGCAGGTACGTATCGTGATTCAGCTGGGTTCGCGACTTGTATGTGTTGGATTATTGAACTCTGCAAGATACATGAATGGGATGGACATGGAACTTATTGATTTGTCCAATGATTTTGAAGGTGTGGGAGGTGAAGCTGTGGAAGGTGGACCCTgagtcgccggagaagaagacgcaGATCGCCGAGTCCAGGGTGACGCTGCTCTGCAACCTGCCCGTGCCGGAGAACCTCCACAACGCCGGCGACAAGCTCAAGAAGTACGTCACTGACGCTGGGCCTGCAGCTCCGGCTCCTCCAACCAGCAAACTGTGACTAAGTATCGATCTCCGCTGAACATCTTATTTTGACCTCGATTGGAGTCAAATTATGCAAGTCAATAATCGACTCGATTGCAGAGCTCTCTGAAGCGTGTGCTCTGTTTTGTTCTTCGATCCCAACAATATCTCCTTTTCTTTTATCTCTAGTTGATAAGATATATTTGGCGTCGATCGTGCATACATGATACCCCTACATGATAATCTTCTTGGTTTAAGAATTGATCAGTTGGAGGATACAAGATAGCTAGCACGACCAGCATGATAGAGAACCAAAATAATGATTAATTAACACAAGAAACTAACTAACTGGCACAACATAGCAAAACTTATAAAAAAACAATAAACATAATAAAAGGAACAAAGAGGATATTTCTCTCCTCGAaacaggctttcgccccgctttataaataaagcaaccaCATCCATACAAGGTTCAGATACAAGATCACGAGAACTCCACACTCAACAACAGTCTGCTGGGACAACAGCACAACATGCCCAAACGAAAGAAAAGCGATACAACCCCAAAGAGAAGGGTCACTCAGAGGCTGGACGACGTAGAAAGGCGACGGGCAGCCGCAAGAAGATCCT includes the following:
- the LOC127308396 gene encoding 1,4-dihydroxy-2-naphthoyl-CoA thioesterase 1, whose amino-acid sequence is MAKPDTADLDPVMHAMGFELDTVSPSLLAGRLPVTTRCCQPFRVLHGGVSAMISEGLASMGAHMASGFRRVAGVHLSINHFRSAAVGDLVHARAVPVHIGRSTQVWEVKLWKVDPESPEKKTQIAESRVTLLCNLPVPENLHNAGDKLKKYVTDAGPAAPAPPTSKL